CGCTGACGATGCGCCAGACCGCCATGGACGAGCGCGCCGCGCCCCATTCGGCCTCGGCGATCTGGTCGGCGTCGACCACCGCGCGCAGTCCCTCCGTCGGGTGCATCAGAACGCGCGTCGCATCCGAAAGCGCATCGCGGCCGGCGATCGCGGCGATCGCGTCGACGATGAAGGCGGGTGCCAGGAATGTCGGCGTCGGCGCGGCCCACTCCGCCGCCTCCAGATATTTCCAGCCGACGAGGCCGACCGCATCGCCGGTCTTCAGGCCTGCCTCGCGCAGCACCGCGACGAGGTCCGGCTTCTCCGTGCGGTCCTGCGCCATCAGGCTCAGCGACTGCGCGAGCATCGTCGCCATGCCGGGCAGCCCGGCGACCGGCGTGTAGCTTATGCTCTCGTTGCCGGTCACCACGATCCTCTCGCCGCCCTTGCCGAGGAGCAGCAGCGCCTCCTCGAAGCGCGGCTCGAAGCCGGTGAGGAAAGCGATGTTGGCCGCGTGCTCGCGGTCTGCATAGACGACGAGCCAGTCCGCGCCGGAGCGCTTCAGCGCCGTGTCGCAGCGCGCGGCGTAGGTGGCGGCGGGGATCGCCGGACGCTCCAGCGGCAGGCCGAAATCCGGGATGTTCACGGTGCGCAGAGTGACGGTCATTCTCCCCCCTCGTCGTTTTTCGCAGGCTTGTGGAACGGCGGATGCCGTCATCGGCCAGTTCGATCTATTCGCGGCCGGGCGTCAAGATGCCGGCTGCGCCGATCACGCCATGCCGCCCGATCCGTCCGGCGCCGTGAAACCTTTCCGGGCCGCCGGCATTCATCCTCCACGGCGTTTCATGGAGGTTTGGATGTTCACGGTCCTGTTTGTGGCAAGCTGCGCGGCGATCGCCTACGCCATGGCGGTGTGGAAGGGCAGCACGGAGGAGTAGGCCGCCCGTCTCAGGTGCCGGTCGGCGTCGACAGCAGCCACAGGCCGAGCACGGTGTAGGCGATCATCAGCAGCGTCAGCGGCAGTTGGCTGAGCGTCGCGTTCTTCGTGTCGGGATGCAGCCGGTAGGCGAGGCCATGCGCGATCAGCACGGCAAGGATATGGCCGAGGATGATGGCGGCGGCCTGCAGGTTCCACACCACCCAGGCCGCGCCGGACCCCGCCGCGATCGCCGCATGGACGTGGAGGTCCGCCGTCCCCAACAGGTTCCAGCCGCGGTCGAGAGGATCGGAGAGGGCGGCCAGCGCATACTGGCCGTTGACCAGCAGCACGACCAGATAGTGCGAAAAGTGATAGGCGAGCGCGATCGGCACGATCGACCAGACGAGCAGGCCCGCCGACTGGCCGAGGGGCAGGCGGCTCCACACCAGCCTTTCGCCGGCGAAAACCGCCGCGAGGAAGGCGATGGCGAGCGCGGCGAAGGCGAGCGCCAGCCCGTTGCTGTTGATCGCCATCATCGCCGTCCGGCCGGGAAACTCCAGCGGATTGACGCCGTTCAGGCCAAGCCAGAAGAAGGTCCGCGACAGGCCGTCGAACGACACGGAGCTCAACGTCAGCAGCAGGAAGGCGACGCCGCTGAGCGGCAGCGGAACGGCGCGTGAAAGCCGCGCGCCGGGCCAGCCGAGATCGATCGTCCTGCCGTCCGGACCGTCCCTGCCGAGCACCGCGAAACGCGAAACCATGCCGAAGAAGACGCTCAGGAATTCGCCCCTGCCGCTCCACGCTTCGTGGCCGAAGACCAGCATCAGCGCGAAGCTGGCGAGCCAGTAGAGCCCTGCGACGGCCGCAAGCACCGCCGGATCGTCCGGCGCGGGGTGGATCAGCTCGAACCAGGCGAAGCCGGCGAAGCCGATGAAGGCCGGCCAGTAGCCCCAGCCCGTCGGCAGGCGGACGGTGCGCCCGCCGGCGACCGCCGAAGCCAGCCGCCACGGCGCATACCATGGGTCGATCCAGCGCCAGACATCGCCGATCAGCCCTTGCGCCAGCGTCAGCACGACCCAGAGCAGCGTCCACACCACCAGTGGCAGCGGATTCGACAGCGGATCGCGGCTGCCGGCGAATCCCGCCACGACCAGCGCGATGAAGAACAGGAAGCCGAGGCTGCTGGTGACGATGCGCAGCCGCTCCGGGCTCGCGAAGAGTTTCAGCCGCCGCGCCGCAAGGCGCTCCGCAAAGGCCGGCGGCAGGACCACCAGAGCGAGGAAGCTCGCCGCCACGGCGACGGCGCCGCCGACCAGATAGTGCCCTGTCGGCAGGAGCAGCACATGGCCGCGGTCGGAGGCGTGGGCGAATGCGGCATCCGGCGGGAGGCAGAAGGCCAGCGCCGCCGCCGCCCGGATCGGGCCTGCGCTGACCTTACACATACACCTTGTGCGCTTCGCGGGCCTCGTTGCCGAAGATCCTGAGGTAGCGCTTGATCTCCTCCGGATCGCCCGTCGCCTTCTCCGGATTGTCGGAGAGCTTCACCGCCGGCCGGCCGTTCGCCTCCGTCACCTTGCAGACCAGCGAGATCGCCTTCAGCCCGTCGGTCTCCACCGGCGCGCAGTCCTCGAAATCGTTGGTCAGGTTGGTGCCCCAGCCGAAGGCCATGCGCACCTTGCCGTGGAAATGCCTGTAGGTCTCCTCGATCGTTTCGACGTCGAGCCCGTCGGAGAAGATAAGCAGTTTCTGCTTCGGGTCCTTCCCCTTCTGCTTCCACCAGTGGATGATGCGCTCGCCGGCCTCGATGGGCGGGGCGCTGTCCGGGCGAAAACCGGTCCAGTCGGCCACCCAGTCCGGCGCGTCGCGCAGGAAGGCCGCCGTACCGAACGCATCCGGCAGCACGATCAGCAGGTTGCCGCCATAGTAGCGCTGCCAGTCGCGCAGCACCCGGTAGGGCGAGGCGCGCAGCTCCGTTTCGCTCTTCGCCAGCGCGGCGAACACCATCGGCAGTTCGTGCGCGTTGGTGCCCAGCGCCTCGAGGTCGGTGTCCATGGCGAGCAGCACGTTGCTGGTGCCGGTGAAGGCGTCGCCTATGCCTTCCTTGAGCGCTTCCACGCACCAGCGCTGCCAAAGGAAGCTGTGCCGTCGCCGCGTGCCGAAATCCGAGATCTTGATGTCGGGCAGCGCCCGCAGCCGCTCGGTCTTGTCCCACATTCTCGCCTTGGCGCGGGCGTAGAGCACGTCCAGCGCGAAGGGACCGAGCCCCTTCATCGCGGCGCGCGAGCGCAGCTCGTTGATGATGGCGAGCGCCGGAATCTCCCAGAGCGTCGTATATTTCCACGGTCCGTAGAAGTTCAGCTCGTACTGGCCGTCCTGCTTGCGCAGCTCGTATTCCGGCAGCCGGAAATCCTCCAGCCAACTGAGGAATTCCGGTTCGAAGATCTGCTTGCGGCCATAGAAGGTGTTGCCGGCGAGCCAGATCATCTCCTTCTTCGAGATTCTCAGCTCGCGCGCATGGTCGAGCTGGGCGCGCAGTTCGCCCTCGTCGATCTCCTCGGCGAGCTTGACCGACGTCGTGCGGTTGATCAGCGAGAAGGTGGCGTCGACATCCGGATACATGCCCCAGATCATCTGCAGCATCAGCAGCTTGTAGAAATCCGTGTCGAGCAGGCTGCGGACGATCGGATCGAGCTTCCAGGTGTGGTTGTAGACGCGCCGCGCTATGTCTGTCTGGGCTATGCTCATCGTGTGCGAAGTCCTCCTGCGGCAGCTAGCCTATAGCATCCAAATCGTTTTCGCGCGCGCAGGATGTGCCCCTGGCATCATGTTTCGTAGGAGGTGTTGGCGGGAAGATCCGGTCGTGCGGAGGCGCGGTGGATAGGACCCCTCTCCGTCACGCTGCGCGTGACACCTCTCCCCAGAGGGGCGAGGAACTGCTGCCGCGATGCCGGCGCTTTTCCAGCTTGGGTTCCTCGCCCCTCTGGGGAGAGGTGGCGAGGGCGAAGCCCGAGACGGAGAGGGGACTTTCCGCATTGAGGTTCGCCGCCGCATAAAACAAAACCCCGCGGCGTGAGCCGCGGGGCGTTTGACTTCGGGAGTTGAGCGCTGCTTACCAGCAGGCGTAGGCGTATTCGCACCAGCCATTGTAGTAGCAGTAGTATTCCCAGTAGCAGATGGCCTTGGAGTTGGCCGCCGCCGCGGCACGCGTGTCGGCCGCGACCTTGGCGATCAGCTCGTCGCCCTGCGCCAGATCTTCGGCCTTCTTCAGCACGCCCTCGATGTCGAAGGCGGCCGCTTTGTCCGCGCCCGCCTCGCCCTTGGCGTCGTCGGCCAGCACCTTGCCCGGAACGCTCGCCATCATCTTGGCGGCGGTCACGAGCGCCAGCGCGTCCGACTTGGCCTCGCCGTAGCTGACGAGGTTGCGCGCCGTCTCGAGGATCAGGCGATTCTCGGTCTGCTGGGCAGGGGTCAGGTCCTGCTTGGCGGCATCCTGTGCGATCGATGCCCCGGCCGTCAGGCTGGTGGCGGCGAACAGTGCTGCAATTGCCAGTTTCTTCATGGTGTCAGTCCTCTGTCTAACGTTTTCAGTCACGTTCCGAGGGTCCTCCGACCTCCCGGCAATCCGCATTCCGGTGCCTCCCTTACAAGCGAGCCCGGTATTCGGATACTGCGAGGCGTCGCTGCCGACGCCAGTTCCTTCGTTCCTCAGCCGTTCCTGCCCTTCTCCACGTGGAAAGGCCGGACGCTGATGGACATTTCCTCCTCGATCCTTGCCGGCGCCGTCGTCGTGGCGCGGCTCATGTCGTTCAGTCCCGTCGCGAGCAGGTCGCGCAGCGCGGCGATCCCGGCCGGATCGTCCGGCGCGGCCCGAAGACCCTCCTGTTCGAGATTGTCGAAGACGACGCTGGCGCGGCCGACGCCCGGCACGGCCAGGAAGATCAGGCGCTCGTCGGCCGCGTTTGGCGCGCCCGGCGCCATCTGCAGCATTTCGGCGGTCTTGCTCTCCGATTGCAGGATGCGGCTCGACGCGCCGTCCTGCGGCCAGACCGGCGTCAGCGAGAAATCGGCCGCGGCGAGCAGCACGGTGACGTCGAGCGGCTTCCTGCCCCCGTTCTTCATGGCGACCGAGACGATATCGCATTCGGCAAAGCGCGGCGCGTCGCCCGCCGCCACGGCGGGCTCGTAGTCCGCGCGGTCGGTGGAGCAGACGCCGTCCCTGATCGCGGACGGCTTCGCCTTCGCCACGGATATCTCGGTCGAGAAGCCGACATCCTTCAGCCCTTCGACATTGTCGCCGAGCCGTTGCAGCGCGAGCACTTTTCCGATGCGCGACACGGCGTCGGAAACCGCAGCCGCCGCCTGCGCCGGATCGGCCGGCAGCGTCAGGCGCGGCGAGGAGCCGGGGCCGTTGGCGTCGATCGCGCCCGCGCTCGGCGCGAAGGCGAGCTTGCCGTCCACCAGCGCCACCGCCACGTCATAGCCGCTTTTCCGCAGCGAGACGCGGGCGCTGAGCGGCGGTGCGCCCACGGCGGCGTTGAGCGCGGCGATCGCCGGCGCGTAGTCGTGGCCGTCGCCGGCATCGATGCGCACCGGCTCCGACAGGCTGACCGTCAGGTCGATGCCCGGCTGCGCGAGGCGCGCGAAGCGCCCTTTCTTGAAAGCGGCCTCGTCGGCCGGCGCGGGGCAGGAGCCGTCATCGTCGCAGGGATAGCCGGTGGGCGTCACCACGCTGCGCGTCGCGCCCGCCTGCTCCACCTTGCCGTAAGCGACCGCGTCGCCGTCATCGGCCGCCGGATCGGCATAGAGGCCGACGATCGAGCCGGCGGTGATGCCGTCGAACTGACCGCCCTGCATCTTGCCGCCGAAGATCTGCCACTGGCGCCGCGCCGTCGCGCCGGAAAGCTGGAGCACCGGCTCGTCGATCAGGTCGCCCTCGATCTCCGGCGTCTGCGTCGACATCAGCGTGTTGCGCTTGATGTCGGCCATCACCGCCTGATGCAGGTTGCGATAGGTCAGCGCCGGCGTCTCGTTCATGCGGCGCACGAGATTGTAGGTGAAGACACCGAAATTCTGGCCTTCCTCGCCGTTCGGCGGCACTTTTTCCAGCGCCTCCTCGCTCTCCTGCGCGGCGTAGAAGAAGGCGGCGCGGCCGCGCCTGCCGTCACTCTGCGCGGGAGCTGCGTCGAGGACGGCGCGCGATTGCGCCGGGGAGAAATCCGGCACGCCGAGATCGGCGGGATCGACCTCGCGCGACCGCGCGTCCTGTCCGGGAATGTCGCGGAAGCCGGTGGCGGAATGGCAGGCGTCGATGACGCCGAAGAAGTCCGCGCCCTTGGCGCGGATCGCATCGACCCGGCCGCGAAGCTCGTCGTCGATCAGGGCGTTCTCGACGCCGTCCTTGCCCCATTTGCCGACATCGTAGGGCAGGAAGATCTCGTCGGCATTGCCCTCTTCGTCGCCGTCGAGGTCCGGCTGCTGCGAGCCGTGGCCGGAGAAGTAGAAGACGACGAGATCGCCCGCCTTGCTCTCCTCCGCCAGCCGGTCGAGGCCGGCGAGGATCGCCGCCTTGGTTCCCGGTCCGTCGGTCGCGATGCCGTCCGCGAGCCCGGAAACCCCGTCCGCCAGCACGGTGACGTTGGCGGCGGGCACGCCGAGACGCACGATGGTATTGGCGAATTCGCGGCTGTCGTTTTTCGGCCCGGTCAGCCTCAGCGGCTCGGCCAATGCCGGATAGCCGGACACGCCGACGACGAGCGCCCGCGTCTCCGCCAGTGCGGCCTGCGTCAGCGCGGAAAATGCGCCGAACGCCAAGACCAGAACCCCCAAGCCCTGTCTCATCCAAGCCCAGCTTTAGTGCGCACCTGCAAAACATTCGCAGGCATTGTTGCCAGTGTCGAGTCAAAAGGGACAATACGGCTGTTTCACGCCGGTTTTGTGCCGCGTGGACGACATTTGTGTAACGATTGCATGCCTTTGCCGTGGAAATGCTGGCGATGCTGTAACGAGTTCGCGAGCCGTCGTTACAGTGTCTCCGGCAGGCCGGAAAAGCGTCGCGCTATTCCGCGCGTCCGCCGAGGATGCGTTTGCCGAGCGCGCTGAGCAGATAGCCGAAGGCGGCGTCGAGCGCGCCGGGCGTCGGGCTTTCCCCCATGCCGGAGAGCACGATGGCGCGCAGTTCCTGGCTCGCCGCGACGCGCTCCATCATCGCCGAGCATTCGCGGTAGGAAAGGCCCGCCTCGCGCGGATCGTCGCCCATGCCGCGCGCCACGGAGGCGTTGAGCACCAGCGCGAAGCCGTCAGTCGTCTGGGTGACGCGCTGGATCGCCTTGCGCGCCGCCTCGCGTATGCCGACGAGGTCGACGTCCTCCATGGTCAGCGC
The window above is part of the Rhizobiaceae bacterium genome. Proteins encoded here:
- the pncB gene encoding nicotinate phosphoribosyltransferase produces the protein MAQTDIARRVYNHTWKLDPIVRSLLDTDFYKLLMLQMIWGMYPDVDATFSLINRTTSVKLAEEIDEGELRAQLDHARELRISKKEMIWLAGNTFYGRKQIFEPEFLSWLEDFRLPEYELRKQDGQYELNFYGPWKYTTLWEIPALAIINELRSRAAMKGLGPFALDVLYARAKARMWDKTERLRALPDIKISDFGTRRRHSFLWQRWCVEALKEGIGDAFTGTSNVLLAMDTDLEALGTNAHELPMVFAALAKSETELRASPYRVLRDWQRYYGGNLLIVLPDAFGTAAFLRDAPDWVADWTGFRPDSAPPIEAGERIIHWWKQKGKDPKQKLLIFSDGLDVETIEETYRHFHGKVRMAFGWGTNLTNDFEDCAPVETDGLKAISLVCKVTEANGRPAVKLSDNPEKATGDPEEIKRYLRIFGNEAREAHKVYV
- a CDS encoding caspase family protein, whose product is MRQGLGVLVLAFGAFSALTQAALAETRALVVGVSGYPALAEPLRLTGPKNDSREFANTIVRLGVPAANVTVLADGVSGLADGIATDGPGTKAAILAGLDRLAEESKAGDLVVFYFSGHGSQQPDLDGDEEGNADEIFLPYDVGKWGKDGVENALIDDELRGRVDAIRAKGADFFGVIDACHSATGFRDIPGQDARSREVDPADLGVPDFSPAQSRAVLDAAPAQSDGRRGRAAFFYAAQESEEALEKVPPNGEEGQNFGVFTYNLVRRMNETPALTYRNLHQAVMADIKRNTLMSTQTPEIEGDLIDEPVLQLSGATARRQWQIFGGKMQGGQFDGITAGSIVGLYADPAADDGDAVAYGKVEQAGATRSVVTPTGYPCDDDGSCPAPADEAAFKKGRFARLAQPGIDLTVSLSEPVRIDAGDGHDYAPAIAALNAAVGAPPLSARVSLRKSGYDVAVALVDGKLAFAPSAGAIDANGPGSSPRLTLPADPAQAAAAVSDAVSRIGKVLALQRLGDNVEGLKDVGFSTEISVAKAKPSAIRDGVCSTDRADYEPAVAAGDAPRFAECDIVSVAMKNGGRKPLDVTVLLAAADFSLTPVWPQDGASSRILQSESKTAEMLQMAPGAPNAADERLIFLAVPGVGRASVVFDNLEQEGLRAAPDDPAGIAALRDLLATGLNDMSRATTTAPARIEEEMSISVRPFHVEKGRNG